A genome region from Engraulis encrasicolus isolate BLACKSEA-1 chromosome 6, IST_EnEncr_1.0, whole genome shotgun sequence includes the following:
- the psma8 gene encoding proteasome subunit alpha-type 8 has product MAARYDRAITVFSPDGHLFQVEYAQEAVKKGSTAVGIRGKDIVVLGVEKKSVAKLQEERTVRKICALDEHVCMAFAGLTADARIVINRARVECQSHRLTVEDPVTVEYITRYIATLKQRYTQSNGRRPFGISALIVGFDYDGTPRLYQTDPSGTYHAWKANAIGRSAKTVREFLEKNYTDEAIATDNEAIKLAIKALLEVVQSGGKNIELAIIRRNQPLKILESKEIETLVAEIEKEKEEEAEKKKQKKSS; this is encoded by the exons ATGGCTGCGCGATATGACAGAGCTATCACTGTCTTCTCTCCTGATGGACATCTGTTTCAAGTTGAATATGCACAGGAGGCCGTGAAAAAAGGGTCCACAGCG GTTGGTATCCGCGGGAAGGACATCGTTGTCCTGGGTGTGGAGAAGAAGTCGGTGGCCAAGctgcaggaggagaggacagtacGCAAGATCTGTGCCCTGGATGAGCATGTCTGCATGGCCTTTGCAG gtttgACAGCAGATGCTCGTATTGTGATCAACAGAGCTAGGGTGGAATGCCAGAGCCATAGGCTAACAGTGGAGGACCCTGTTACTGTGGAGTACATCACACGTTACATTGCCACCCTCAAACAG CGATACACCCAGAGCAACGGCAGGAGGCCCTTCGGCATCTCTGCCCTGATCGTCGGCTTCGACTACGACGGCACACCCCGGCTCTATCAGACTGACCCCTCTGGAACCTATCATGCTTGGAAG GCGAATGCCATTGGCCGCAGTGCAAAGACGGTTCGGGAGTTCCTGGAGAAGAACTACACAGACGAGGCCATCGCAACTGACAACGAAGCAATCAAGCTGGCCATCAAGGCACTGCTGGAG GTGGTCCAGTCAGGAGGCAAGAACATCGAGCTGGCCATCATCAGGAGAAACCAGCCACTGAAG ATTCTGGAGTCCAAAGAGATCGAGACGCTGGTGgctgagattgagaaagagaaggaggaggaggcagagaagaagaagcagaagaagtcgTCATAA